A DNA window from Acidobacteriota bacterium contains the following coding sequences:
- a CDS encoding tetratricopeptide repeat protein: MLYQLFTRDLVRISRAISRSMASALLIGTFAFIVSFPAFGQDDEKSDDPVAVFSEAQNLHEKGDLAGAIKLYEKALKIEPAFPEAQYQIGTAQLMLGKKDEAERSFRLAIDLRTDWTLPMTGLGSLLIDKGEFAEAEKLLTKAVSLEPQNSVALTALTELRINSKAPSAELEKLLVQISMLTGKANATPALWSARAALENALQKRSAAKASTLKALETDPKNRSALFLLAEIALFEGDIARARDLAARIETLSAPSDQLKLLRASILAIEGRYDEAAAQLDSIQEQSTSSSELRSKLISARSTKPADLEKLYEKDPTDAFVLGRLCTLYRRENPEKALFYCRKAADAEPGNVNHAVGFGAALVQGKQFETAVGILRKILEIVPDNFTAHANLATALFQLKRFAEAKTEFEWLTAAQPRSAGAYLFLGIIHDEAGEFMDAMANYQLYLRLADPEANKLDIEKVNLRLPQLQKLLKDGKGKKK; this comes from the coding sequence ATGTTGTATCAATTGTTTACCCGAGATCTGGTTCGAATAAGCCGTGCAATAAGCCGTTCGATGGCGTCTGCCCTGCTTATCGGCACTTTCGCTTTTATCGTGAGCTTTCCCGCGTTTGGCCAGGATGATGAAAAAAGCGACGACCCCGTCGCGGTATTTAGTGAGGCACAAAACCTGCACGAAAAAGGCGATCTCGCCGGTGCGATCAAGCTCTATGAAAAGGCGCTGAAGATCGAGCCCGCATTTCCCGAGGCTCAATACCAGATCGGCACCGCTCAATTGATGCTGGGAAAGAAAGACGAAGCCGAGAGGTCCTTTCGGCTGGCCATCGATCTGCGTACTGACTGGACACTGCCGATGACGGGGCTTGGTTCCCTGCTTATAGACAAAGGAGAGTTTGCTGAGGCCGAGAAGCTTCTGACCAAAGCCGTCAGCCTCGAACCGCAGAATTCTGTCGCCCTGACGGCCCTGACCGAACTCCGTATAAATAGTAAAGCTCCATCAGCCGAGTTGGAAAAGCTCCTGGTGCAAATCAGCATGCTTACCGGAAAAGCCAACGCGACGCCGGCCCTTTGGTCAGCACGGGCAGCCCTCGAAAACGCGCTGCAAAAACGTTCGGCTGCCAAGGCAAGTACGTTGAAAGCCCTTGAAACTGACCCAAAGAATCGATCGGCATTATTCCTCCTCGCAGAAATCGCCCTTTTTGAAGGGGACATCGCCAGAGCAAGAGACCTGGCCGCTCGGATCGAAACATTGTCGGCCCCATCGGATCAATTGAAGCTCCTGCGAGCGAGCATTCTCGCCATCGAAGGCAGATATGACGAAGCAGCAGCCCAATTAGATTCGATCCAAGAGCAAAGCACCTCTTCATCTGAGCTTAGAAGTAAGCTTATTTCGGCGAGATCAACCAAACCTGCCGATCTGGAAAAATTGTATGAAAAGGATCCGACTGATGCGTTTGTATTAGGGCGGCTTTGTACTCTCTATCGCCGTGAAAATCCGGAAAAGGCGCTGTTCTATTGCCGTAAAGCCGCCGACGCGGAACCGGGTAACGTTAATCACGCTGTTGGCTTTGGGGCGGCTCTGGTTCAGGGCAAACAATTCGAAACGGCGGTCGGGATACTGCGAAAGATCCTCGAAATTGTTCCCGATAACTTCACCGCTCATGCTAATCTGGCAACAGCTCTTTTTCAATTGAAGCGATTCGCGGAGGCAAAGACCGAGTTTGAATGGCTCACGGCCGCACAGCCGCGATCGGCGGGTGCTTATCTATTTTTAGGTATAATTCATGACGAGGCCGGCGAATTTATGGACGCGATGGCGAACTACCAACTCTATCTCCGGCTTGCTGATCCCGAGGCGAATAAACTAGACATTGAAAAGGTCAACCTCAGGCTGCCGCAGCTCCAAAAACTTTTGAAAGACGGCAAAGGAAAGAAAAAATAG